One Penaeus chinensis breed Huanghai No. 1 chromosome 12, ASM1920278v2, whole genome shotgun sequence DNA segment encodes these proteins:
- the LOC125031059 gene encoding uncharacterized protein LOC125031059: MHRNNLAHEDLRMTQEDMEDKLEELRRLFVDAISKAGRRFSRPDDEVAKILEDINSRIDQVYRKVREPLGEEDIAQYQQDVKEMRKHLESRIKEAAREELEKLYSRFYEIRLLPWLLMDCQVNPMQIFTKFTLKEETGLAGEQTAREVSHNGILEVRRADGNAADVMIVVGDGGMGKTTYLKYLMEMWIKDPSSVPGLGQVELLFYIECRNPSIASLDQLIRNLLHDTPRNINVEYDYVRETVLHMQILILIDGFDEVNEASRQVIQEVLHLPGDNVRLLLTTRPGSLPALSALVPHSRRRLVLLLEGITKEHHSQFAGRLCESFVPNEDIRTTVKMAVQEQLTRLDTYLGTHLNSPLNLTLFTMLIIQDPTITETLTTATALYILLTKLVTEKLTERISRKVWDPDIAHKISQFEDYSDSLAFRAMKRREYELQPDTVECLRGKCRELGLPHEELMSAFFTARSCRRGLFSIRTYSYHHLRLQEFYTARDLYRSIVHSQNDVIHSYLTEAVEWKSEQRFQNVLVHLTGLLARHGEHLVHAPCLLSLVHVPSTIVDPLLAHVVEAGLHPLVVQAAATELQAHSSKWDGWVQVKEPSSLSALAPVLDEVPESLKVFALTAFSRNPADEQLTAAFRALSRKNVRLVLDLPNFYFSDQDLSINEETFRLISAAGQTCYLEGFRGCLTPAALRLLPRCLKELRLRVVLGDVLVLIDILPCLPNLEILGLKYEDPERYEMAHLPPLPFLGRKLSFTFTPTLTDSEDDLQWASGALARLCSLRPGGNCTSIFFKDTYLTHTGIKRLFELLHAKGVRVSQRLDISLTQRPRDKAELGDLATSLGLGNFICHSNARGATRPTFPQV, translated from the exons ATGCACCGCAACAACCTGGCGCACGAGGACCTCCGGATGACGCAGGAGGACATGGAGGACAAACTGGAGGAGTTACGCCGGCTGTTCGTGGACGCCATCAGCAAGGCCGGCCGTCGCTTCTCCAGGCCAGACGACGAGGTAGCCAAGATTCTAGAGGATATTAACAGCAGAATTGACCAGGTGTACAGGAAAGTACGCGAGCCCCTCGGGGAGGAAGACATTGCACAATACCAGCAGGAcgtgaaggaaatgaggaagcatCTGGAGAGCAGAATCAAGGAGGCAGCGAGAGAAGAGTTAGAGAAACTGTACTCGCGGTTTTATGAGATCCGCCTTCTGCCGTGGCTCCTGATGGACTGCCAGGTGAACCCAATGCAGATCTTCACAAAATTCACCCTGAAGGAAGAGACCGGTCTCGCCGGGGAGCAGACTGCCAGGGAAGTTTCCCACAATGGCATTTTGGAAGTCAGGAGAGCCGACGGCAACGCAGCAGATGTTATGATCGTCGTGGGCGACGGAGGAATGGGAAAGACTACTTACCTGAAGTATCTGATGGAGATGTGGATCAAGGACCCGTCTTCCGTGCCCGGCCTTGGCCAGGTAGAACTTTTGTTTTACATCGAGTGTCGCAATCCCAGTATAGCCTCGCTTGATCAGCTGATTCGGAACCTTCTGCACGACACACCAAGGAACATTAACGTGGAATACGACTACGTGCGCGAAACGGTTCTTCACATGCAAATTCTCATCCTCATAGACGGCTTCGACGAGGTAAACGAGGCATCTCGGCAGGTGATTCAGGAGGTACTGCATCTCCCTGGGGACAACGTGCGCCTTCTGCTGACGACGCGACCGGGCAGCCTTCCGGCGCTCAGCGCGCTCGTACCCCACAGCAGGCGCAGGCTGGTTCTGCTGCTGGAAGGAATCACCAAAGAGCACCACTCGCAGTTCGCTGGTCGACTCTGCGAAAGCTTTGTGCCAAACGAAGACATCAGAACCACGGTAAAGATGGCAGTGCAGGAACAACTTACAAGGCTGGACACTTACCTTGGAACACACTTGAATAGTCCACTAAATCTCACGCTGTTCACAATGCTAATCATTCAAGATCCAACTATAACAGAGACTCTAACTACTGCCACTGCTCTGTATATATTACTAACAAAACTGGTCACTGAGAAGCTTACTGAAAGAATTTCGCGCAAGGTCTGGGACCCCGACATTGCGCACAAGATCTCTCAGTTCGAGGACTACAGCGATAGCCTGGCGTTCAGGGCCATGAAGCGCCGCGAGTACGAGCTGCAACCGGACACCGTGGAGTGCCTGCGAGGCAAGTGCCGTGAGCTGGGGCTTCCCCACGAGGAGCTCATGTCTGCCTTCTTCACTGCGCGGTCTTGCCGACGGGGTCTCTTCTCGATACGGACCTACTCCTATCACCACCTCAGACTCCAGGAGTTTTACACCGCAAGGGACCTGTACCGGAGCATCGTGCACTCGCAGAATGACGTTATCCACTCGTACCTCACCGAGGCCGTCGAGTGGAAGTCAGAGCAAAGATTTCAGAACGTGCTGGTCCATCTGACGGGGCTCTTGGCGCGTCACGGCGAGCACCTGGTTCACGCCCCTTGTTTGCTGAGCCTGGTGCACGTGCCCTCCACTATTGTGGACCCCCTGTTGGCCCACGTGGTGGAGGCGGGGCTGCACCCGCTCGTGGTGCAGGCCGCCGCCACCGAGCTGCAGGCCCACAGCAGCAAGTGGGATGGCTGGGTGCAGGTGAAGGAGCCAAGCAGCCTGAGTGCCTTGGCGCCTGTCCTCGACGAAGTACCTGAGTCTTTGAAAGTATTTGCGTTGACGGCGTTCTCACGGAACCCAGCGGACGAACAACTGACGGCCGCCTTCCGCGCGCTCTCCCGAAAGAACGTCCGGCTGGTCCTCGACCTCCCGAACTTTTATTTCAGCGACCAGGATTTGTCGATCAACGAAGAAACATTCCGTTTGATCTCGGCGGCCGGCCAGACCTGTTACTTGGAGGGCTTCCGGGGCTGCCTGACGCCCGCGGCGCTGCGCCTGCTGCCGCGCTGCCTCAAGGAGCTGCGCCTGCGGGTCGTCCTCGGGGACGTCCTCGTGCTTATCGACATCCTGCCGTGCCTTCCCAACCTGGAAATTCTGG GCTTGAAATATGAGGATCCTGAAAGGTACGAAATGGCCCATCTGCCGCCGCTTCCCTTTCTTGGACGCAAACTGAgcttcaccttcacccccactctGACGGACAGCGAGGACGACCTGCAGTGGGCGAGCGGGGCCCTGGCCAGGCTGTGCTCCCTGAGGCCCGGCGGGAATTGCACCAGCATCTTCTTCAAAGACACATACCTCACGC ACACGGGCATCAAGAGGCTCTTCGAGCTGCTGCACGCGAAGGGCGTCCGCGTGTCGCAGCGCCTGGACATCAGCCTGACGCAGAGACCGCGAGACAAAGCGGAGCTCGGAGACCTGGCGACTTCCCTCGGCCTCGGGAACTTCATCTGCCACTCGAACGCGCGGGGAGCCACAAGGCCGACCTTTCCGCAAGTTTGA
- the LOC125031332 gene encoding ubiquitin carboxyl-terminal hydrolase 12-like: protein MGANASQLEKEIGADQFPPNEHYIGLVNFGNTCYINSVLQALYFCKPFREKILEYKAKNKRTKETLLACLADLFYNIATQKKKVGSIAPKKFIARFRKENVKFDNYMQQDAHEFFVQLIDSINETIMGKRESFYYCLADCLLYIFCLIQGKTISCFPPLFSKCLKEALLVQGMYITSEFVSFQVRSTDEVLNNLSVEVHQNTSITHCLRCFFSTETISAENKVQCENCCSLQEHQKRTRVKKLPTILVLHLKRFQFLGQYNRTLKLSHRVVFPLELRVFDTSSDAVNPDRMYDLAAVVVHCGTGINRGHYIAIVKSHRFWLLFDDDAVDKIDPSVMEEFYGLTSEIQKSSETGYILFYQARDPT, encoded by the exons ATG GGCGCTAATGCCTCACAGCTGGAGAAGGAGATCGGGGCAGACCAATTCCCTCCTAATGAACACTACATAGGCCTTGTAAAT tTTGGCAACACATGCTACATCAACTCCGTACTACAAGCACTCTATTTTTGTAAGCCTTTCCGGGAAAAGATCCTGGAATACAAAGCCAAGAACAAGCGGACAAAGGAGACCCTCCTGGCCTGCCTGGCTGACCTCTTCTACAACATTGCCACCCAGAAGAAGAAGGTCGGCAGCATAGCACCAAAGAAGTTCATTGCCAGATTCAGGAAAGAGAACG TTAAATTTGATAACTACATGCAGCAGGATGCCCACGAGTTCTTTGTACAGCTCATAGACAGCATCAATGAGACTATCATGGGTAAGAGAGAGTCCTTT TATTACTGTTTAGCTGACTGTCtcctctatattttttgtttgattcAAGGAAAGACCATCTCATGCTTTCCTCCTTTATTCAGTAAATGTCTAAAAGAAGCATTGTTGGTCCAAGGAATGTATATTACCTCAGAATTTGTTTCCTTTCAGGTACGAAGTACAGATGAGGTGTTAAATAACCTATCAGTAGAGGTACATCAAAACACCAGCATTACACACTGCTTGCGGTGTTTCTTCTCCACAGAGACCATCAGTGCAGAAAACAAAGTACAGTGTGAGAATTGCTGCTCCCTCCAGGAACACCAA AAACGCACAAGGGTAAAGAAGCTACCAACGATTCTAGTCCTTCACCTAAAGAGATTCCAGTTCTTGGGGCAGTACAACCGCACTCTCAAACTCTCACACAGAGTAGTATTCCCTTTGGAGCTCAGGGTGTTTGATACG AGTTCGGATGCTGTGAATCCAGATCGAATGTATGACCTTGCAGCTGTTGTCGTCCACTGTGGAACAGGCATCAACAGAGGTCATTACATTGCTATTGTCAAGTCACACAGATTTTGGTTACTCTTTGATGATGATGCAGTGGAT AAAATTGATCCTTCTGTCATGGAGGAATTCTATGGCCTCACATCAGAGATTCAGAAGTCCTCGGAAACAGGCTACATCCTGTTCTACCAGGCCCGAGACCCAACGTAA
- the LOC125031052 gene encoding 60S ribosomal protein L21-like has translation MTNSKGVRRGTRNMFARGFKKNGVEHLSTFLRVYKVGDLVDLKGNGAFQKGLIHKAYHGKTGRVFNVTQHAVGVIVNKRVKGKILAKKLNVRIEHLKHSNCQVDFKKRIKENEQRRIEAKKAGVKIPEGELKRRPALPRAAHRVNITKNKPEFLTPLPYEFIA, from the exons ATGACCAATTCCAAGGGTGTGCGTCGTGGCACGCGCAACATGTTTGCGCGTGGCTTCAAGAAGAATGGTGTAGAGCATCTCTCCACCTTCTTGAGGGTGTACAAAGTTGGTGACCTTGTTGACCTGAAG GGCAACGGTGCCTTCCAGAAGGGTCTTATCCACAAGGCATACCACGGAAAGACTGGACGCGTGTTCAACGTCACCCAGCATGCTGTTGGTGTCATTGTAAACAAGAGAGTCAAGGGCAAGATCCTGGCCAAGAA GCTGAATGTACGTATTGAGCACCTCAAGCACTCCAACTGCCAGGTTGACTTTAAGAAGCGCATCAAGGAGAATGAACAGCGCAGAATTGAGGCCAAGAAGGCTGGAGTCAAGATTCCTGAGGGAGAGCTGAAGCGTAGACCTGCCCTCCCCCGCGCAGCACACAGGGTCAACATCACGAAAAACAAGCCTGAATTCCTCACGCCACTGCCTTATGAGTTCATTGCTTAA